The following coding sequences are from one Oncorhynchus kisutch isolate 150728-3 linkage group LG23, Okis_V2, whole genome shotgun sequence window:
- the LOC109868357 gene encoding nucleolysin TIA-1 isoform X3, with product MMDDETPKTLYVGNLSRDVTEALIMQLFGQIGPCKSCKMIVDTAGNDPYCFVEFYEHRHAASSLAAMNGRKIMGKEVKVNWATTPSSQKKDTSNHFHVFVGDLSPEITTDDIKAAFAPFGRISDARVVKDMATGKSKGYGFVSFFNKWDAENAIQQMGGQWLGGRQIRTNWATRKPPAPKATYETNTKHLSFEEVVNQSSPSNCTVYCGGVTTGLTEQLMRQTFTPFGQIMEIRVFPDKGYSFVRFNSHEGAAHAIVSVNGTSIDGHVVKCYWGKETTDMVSPMQQVQMPQQNKIGFAAQPYGQYAQWYGNAQQIGQYVPNGWQVPTYGVYGQAWNQQGFNHLQAGAGWTGVGAVSNGGVVEPGQGVNGTVLANQSGMGTAGYHTH from the exons ATGATGGACGACGAAACACCCAAGACCCT GTATGTTGGGAACCTGTCCCGGGATGTGACTGAAGCCCTCATCATGCAGCTGTTTGGACAGATCGGCCCCTGCAAGAGCTGTAAAATGATAGTAGAC ACGGCAGGTAATGACCCATACTGCTTTGTGGAGTTCTACGAACACAGGCACGCAGCCTCGTCACTCGCAGCCATGAATGGTCGTAAAATAATGGGTAAG GAGGTCAAGGTGAACTGGGCCACAACCCCTAGCAGCCAGAAGAAAGACACAAGCA ATCACTTCCATGTTTTCGTTGGAGACCTCAGTCCTGAAATCACCACGGATGACATCAAGGCTGCTTTTGCCCCCTTTGGGAGGATATC TGATGCTCGGGTGGTGAAAGACATGGCTACTGGCAAATCTAAAGGCTATGGCTTTGTGTCCTTCTTCAACAAATGG GATGCAGAGAATGCCATCCAACAGATGGGAGGTCAGTGGTTGGGAGGACGGCAGATCAGGACTAACTGGGCCACCAGGAAGCCCCCTGCGCCCAAAGCCACCTACGAGA CAAACACCAAACACCTGTCGTTTGAAGAGGTtgtgaaccagtccagtcccagCAACTGTACCGTCTACTGTGGAGGTGTCACAACAGGCCTCACAG AGCAACTGATGAGGCAGACCTTCACCCCCTTCGGTCAGATCATGGAGATCAGAGTTTTCCCAGACAAAGGCTACTCATTTGTGAG GTTCAACTCCCACGAGGGAGCGGCCCACGCCATAGTGTCAGTGAACGGGACGTCCATAGATGGTCACGTGGTGAAGTGTTACTGGGGGAAAGAAACCACAGACATGGTCAGCCCCATGCAGCAGGTACAGATGCCTCAG CAGAACAAAATAGGTTTTGCAGCGCAGCCCTACGGCCAGTATGCCCAGTGGTACGGTAACGCCCAGCAGATTGGCCAATACGTCCCAAACGGGTGGCAGGTGCCCACCTACGGAGTCTATGGACAGGCCTGGAACCAGCAGGGATTCAA CCATTTACAGGCGGGTGCAGGGTGGACGGGCGTGGGAGCCGTCAGTAATGGTGGTGTGGTGGAGCCTGGACAAGGAGTCAATGGGACTGTGCTGGCCAACCAGTCCGGCATGGGCACCGCTGGCTACCACACCCACTGA
- the si:ch1073-398f15.1 gene encoding cardiomyopathy-associated protein 5 gives MDTMETVECIRIDPDTLTMLEDDVDITEGVCQINDEVEDLRNSLRLAVQDEAVRPKMQCLMMDPSFSMVTVQGEDSGIQWETSSSRCSTPWGSEAEPTPTIASEFCFPINERSVSPGLGSGSAGKITFVMDEAMMVRRPRMKISCGGGRRSRADRRGQTPLPTGELVDKPELVEVSLPNLRAEGDGEEEDTTDPKEEKKQSLFRLVSEGSEILNIMVPPRLVSIDEEESQVMVDNLSYLEESTFTKPSNEIIEEVFEEDTTPSVGGGDQTVEHTDSSHLTRPDQTDPPGAPVAKQPRRGATSDMDYFETFTQMDEPAPGGPTMIEERQKEEEADCGEENQQVSEEPEQLQDAAPVTEDLGGSNTGVSGEEISSDHLDEVFYGGMDNMPSKNYLEVEEGAVDKSPKSPLKESGSALFGSEETVLTPIFLPSGPPKIINPTLLEEPTAMAFLYTDLYEEAVGSREGVKEEDTESMTSERSFHSRHSDREARGYLEKFVLKDETPMVELEGEPAVEEGFRTWAQELYTLDSFLSHSDDREIEGEIQESEHDMTDFFRTNASSSPSDDRYIPSLDKEKNYAEPVKEDKHVKADNVLKTVQEAPQLQVVKEGKTTEEENKSQGVVTDLNDPPLSEPESFSERAGGGSVTEPPTDKDLSYKHDAPTVELQKLPPLSDSGTNQEAPKPVAPPRRKPAAPQKSSLKLAPLARAQTPVEILEGGGDRGKEEREEEKEKASPAETADEGEGDGETGQREEEEKDMTTPVDGSSSFYQSQITLLSSIATEPVKAEDKKTELAEGNTEPPEESDSPMPEADPVLTGQDSKTEPAKGEAEPAESAKLEVEPTTGPSQTTPSVPAPVNDPAKGGCIIL, from the exons GTGCAGGGCGAGGACAGCGGCATCCAATGGGAGACCAGCTCTAGCCGCTGCTCCACCCCTTGGGGTTCCGAAGCCGAACCCACCCCTACCATCGCCTCGGAATTCTGCTTTCCCATTAATGAAAGGTCTGTTTCACCTGGATTAGGATCTGGATCAGCAGGTAAAATAACCTTTGTCATGGATGAGGCAATGATGGTGAGGAGGCCAAGGATGAAAATAAGTTGTGGAGGAGGACGCAGGAGCCGGGCTGACAGACGGGGACAGACTCCTCTGCCCACAG GTGAGTTGGTTGATAAGCCAGAGCTAGTGGAGGTCTCCCTGCCCAATTTGAGggcagagggagatggggaggaggaggatacgACAGATCCCAAAGAGGAGAAGAAGCAGAGTTTGTTCCGCCTGGTGTCAGAAGGCTCAGAGATCCTGAACATCATGGttcctcccaggctggtgagCATAGACGAGGAGGAGAGCCAAGTCATGGTGGACAACCTGTCTTACCTGGAGGAATCCACCTTCACCAAACCCAGTAACGAAATCATAGAAGAG GTGTTTGAGGAGGACACCACACCATCAGTGGGGGGTGGAGATCAAACGGTGGAACACACTGACTCCTCCCATCTCACCAGGCCTGATCAGACTGACCCTCCTGGGGCTCCGGTGGCAAAGCAGCCCAGACGAGGAGCCACCAGTGACATGGACTACTTTGAGACATTTACTCAGATGGATGAGCCTGCTCCAGGAGGCCCCACCATGATtgaagaaagacagaaggaggagGAAGCAGACTGTGGAGAGGAAAACCAGCAGGTGAGCGAGGAGCCGGAACAGCTCCAAGATGCCGCACCTGTGACCGAAGACCTGGGAGGTTCCAACACAGGCGTTAGCGGAGAAGAAATCTCCAGTGACCATCTAGATGAGGTGTTCTACGGCGGTATGGACAATATGCCTTCTAAGAACTATCTGGAAGTAGAGGAGGGCGCAGTAGACAAGTCACCCAAGTCCCCCCTGAAGGAGAGTGGATCGGCCCTCTTCGGCAGCGAGGAAACCGTCCTCACCCCCATCTTCCTCCCCTCGGGACCCCCCAAAATCATCAACCCCACTCTGCTAGAAGAGCCTACGGCCATGGCCTTCCTTTACACAGACCTGTACGAAGAGGCAGTGGGCAGCAGGGAAGGAGTGAAGGAGGAAGACACTGAGAGTATGACCTCCGAAAGGTCCTTCCACAGCAGACACTCAGACCGGGAGGCCAGGGGGTACCTGGAGAAGTTTGTCCTGAAGGACGAGACTCCCATGGTGGAGCTGGAAGGGGAACCAGCAGTAGAGGAAGGCTTCAGAACTTGGGCACAGGAACTGTACACGCTGGACAGCTTTCTCTCCCACTCTGATGAtagagagatagaaggggagatCCAGGAGTCTGAGCATGACATGACAGATTTTTTCCGGACGAACGCCAGTTCCTCTCCATCTGATGATCGGTACATCCCATCACTGGATAAAGAAAAGAACTATGCAGAACCTGTGAAGGAGGACAAACATGTTAAGGCAGACAATGTTTTAAAGACGGTGCAGGAAGCACCTCAGCTTCAAGTGGTTAAAGAAGGGAAAACCACAGAGGAGGAGAACAAGAGTCAGGGCGTTGTCACAGATTTAAATGATCCACCACTTTCTGAACCAGAGTCTTTCTCTGAGAGGGCTGGTGGGGGGAGTGTCACTGAGCCCCCCACAGACAAAGACCTCTCATACAAACATGATGCTCCCACAGTGGAACTACAAAAACTCCCACCTCTGAGTGACAGTGGCACAAATCAGGAAGCTCCAAAGCCAGTAGCCCCCCCTAGAAGGAAGCCAGCTGCACCTCAAAAGAGCTCTCTGAAACTAGCGCCACTGGCTCGAGCCCAGACCCCAGTTGAGATCCTAGAGGGAGGTGGAgatagagggaaggaagagagggaggaggagaaagagaaggcttCACCAGCTGAGACTGCTgatgaaggagagggggatggagagacaggacagagggaggaggaggagaaagatatGACAACACCAGTTGACGGCTCATCCTCATTTTACCAATCCCAGATTACGCTGCTCTCAAGTATAGCTACCGAACCAGTAAAAGCAGAGGATAAAAAGACTGAATTGGCTGAAGGAAACACAGAACCACCTGAGGAGAGTGACAGCCCCATGCCAGAGGCTGACCCGGTattgacaggacaggacagtaaaaCAGAACCAGCTAAAGGAGAGGCTGAACCAGCTGAGTCAGCCAAGCTAGAAGTTGAACCTACAACAGGACCTAGCCAGACCACTCCTTCCGTTCCTGCCCCAGTGAATGACCCAGCCAAAGGCGGATGCATCATCCTTTAG
- the LOC109868357 gene encoding nucleolysin TIA-1 isoform X1: MMDDETPKTLYVGNLSRDVTEALIMQLFGQIGPCKSCKMIVDTAGNDPYCFVEFYEHRHAASSLAAMNGRKIMGKEVKVNWATTPSSQKKDTSNHFHVFVGDLSPEITTDDIKAAFAPFGRISDARVVKDMATGKSKGYGFVSFFNKWDAENAIQQMGGQWLGGRQIRTNWATRKPPAPKATYETNTKHLSFEEVVNQSSPSNCTVYCGGVTTGLTEQLMRQTFTPFGQIMEIRVFPDKGYSFVRFNSHEGAAHAIVSVNGTSIDGHVVKCYWGKETTDMVSPMQQVQMPQVRPQQNKIGFAAQPYGQYAQWYGNAQQIGQYVPNGWQVPTYGVYGQAWNQQGFNHLQAGAGWTGVGAVSNGGVVEPGQGVNGTVLANQSGMGTAGYHTH; encoded by the exons ATGATGGACGACGAAACACCCAAGACCCT GTATGTTGGGAACCTGTCCCGGGATGTGACTGAAGCCCTCATCATGCAGCTGTTTGGACAGATCGGCCCCTGCAAGAGCTGTAAAATGATAGTAGAC ACGGCAGGTAATGACCCATACTGCTTTGTGGAGTTCTACGAACACAGGCACGCAGCCTCGTCACTCGCAGCCATGAATGGTCGTAAAATAATGGGTAAG GAGGTCAAGGTGAACTGGGCCACAACCCCTAGCAGCCAGAAGAAAGACACAAGCA ATCACTTCCATGTTTTCGTTGGAGACCTCAGTCCTGAAATCACCACGGATGACATCAAGGCTGCTTTTGCCCCCTTTGGGAGGATATC TGATGCTCGGGTGGTGAAAGACATGGCTACTGGCAAATCTAAAGGCTATGGCTTTGTGTCCTTCTTCAACAAATGG GATGCAGAGAATGCCATCCAACAGATGGGAGGTCAGTGGTTGGGAGGACGGCAGATCAGGACTAACTGGGCCACCAGGAAGCCCCCTGCGCCCAAAGCCACCTACGAGA CAAACACCAAACACCTGTCGTTTGAAGAGGTtgtgaaccagtccagtcccagCAACTGTACCGTCTACTGTGGAGGTGTCACAACAGGCCTCACAG AGCAACTGATGAGGCAGACCTTCACCCCCTTCGGTCAGATCATGGAGATCAGAGTTTTCCCAGACAAAGGCTACTCATTTGTGAG GTTCAACTCCCACGAGGGAGCGGCCCACGCCATAGTGTCAGTGAACGGGACGTCCATAGATGGTCACGTGGTGAAGTGTTACTGGGGGAAAGAAACCACAGACATGGTCAGCCCCATGCAGCAGGTACAGATGCCTCAGGTAAGACCACAG CAGAACAAAATAGGTTTTGCAGCGCAGCCCTACGGCCAGTATGCCCAGTGGTACGGTAACGCCCAGCAGATTGGCCAATACGTCCCAAACGGGTGGCAGGTGCCCACCTACGGAGTCTATGGACAGGCCTGGAACCAGCAGGGATTCAA CCATTTACAGGCGGGTGCAGGGTGGACGGGCGTGGGAGCCGTCAGTAATGGTGGTGTGGTGGAGCCTGGACAAGGAGTCAATGGGACTGTGCTGGCCAACCAGTCCGGCATGGGCACCGCTGGCTACCACACCCACTGA
- the LOC109868357 gene encoding nucleolysin TIA-1 isoform X2: MMDDETPKTLYVGNLSRDVTEALIMQLFGQIGPCKSCKMIVDTAGNDPYCFVEFYEHRHAASSLAAMNGRKIMGKEVKVNWATTPSSQKKDTSNHFHVFVGDLSPEITTDDIKAAFAPFGRISDARVVKDMATGKSKGYGFVSFFNKWDAENAIQQMGGQWLGGRQIRTNWATRKPPAPKATYETNTKHLSFEEVVNQSSPSNCTVYCGGVTTGLTEQLMRQTFTPFGQIMEIRVFPDKGYSFVRFNSHEGAAHAIVSVNGTSIDGHVVKCYWGKETTDMVSPMQQVQMPQVRPQNKIGFAAQPYGQYAQWYGNAQQIGQYVPNGWQVPTYGVYGQAWNQQGFNHLQAGAGWTGVGAVSNGGVVEPGQGVNGTVLANQSGMGTAGYHTH, translated from the exons ATGATGGACGACGAAACACCCAAGACCCT GTATGTTGGGAACCTGTCCCGGGATGTGACTGAAGCCCTCATCATGCAGCTGTTTGGACAGATCGGCCCCTGCAAGAGCTGTAAAATGATAGTAGAC ACGGCAGGTAATGACCCATACTGCTTTGTGGAGTTCTACGAACACAGGCACGCAGCCTCGTCACTCGCAGCCATGAATGGTCGTAAAATAATGGGTAAG GAGGTCAAGGTGAACTGGGCCACAACCCCTAGCAGCCAGAAGAAAGACACAAGCA ATCACTTCCATGTTTTCGTTGGAGACCTCAGTCCTGAAATCACCACGGATGACATCAAGGCTGCTTTTGCCCCCTTTGGGAGGATATC TGATGCTCGGGTGGTGAAAGACATGGCTACTGGCAAATCTAAAGGCTATGGCTTTGTGTCCTTCTTCAACAAATGG GATGCAGAGAATGCCATCCAACAGATGGGAGGTCAGTGGTTGGGAGGACGGCAGATCAGGACTAACTGGGCCACCAGGAAGCCCCCTGCGCCCAAAGCCACCTACGAGA CAAACACCAAACACCTGTCGTTTGAAGAGGTtgtgaaccagtccagtcccagCAACTGTACCGTCTACTGTGGAGGTGTCACAACAGGCCTCACAG AGCAACTGATGAGGCAGACCTTCACCCCCTTCGGTCAGATCATGGAGATCAGAGTTTTCCCAGACAAAGGCTACTCATTTGTGAG GTTCAACTCCCACGAGGGAGCGGCCCACGCCATAGTGTCAGTGAACGGGACGTCCATAGATGGTCACGTGGTGAAGTGTTACTGGGGGAAAGAAACCACAGACATGGTCAGCCCCATGCAGCAGGTACAGATGCCTCAGGTAAGACCACAG AACAAAATAGGTTTTGCAGCGCAGCCCTACGGCCAGTATGCCCAGTGGTACGGTAACGCCCAGCAGATTGGCCAATACGTCCCAAACGGGTGGCAGGTGCCCACCTACGGAGTCTATGGACAGGCCTGGAACCAGCAGGGATTCAA CCATTTACAGGCGGGTGCAGGGTGGACGGGCGTGGGAGCCGTCAGTAATGGTGGTGTGGTGGAGCCTGGACAAGGAGTCAATGGGACTGTGCTGGCCAACCAGTCCGGCATGGGCACCGCTGGCTACCACACCCACTGA
- the LOC116356604 gene encoding DTW domain-containing protein 2-like, with amino-acid sequence MFHTFVMDTTCQSLSNLSLNHPLAPVEYANCGSSSSQDDEDGFGDLLSLPVDVCERRPTCLRCCRPQKVCLCPFLPVHPLEVSTCLYIVQHPAEESRALRTVPLLAACLPPGKCKVLVGRRFNEERNPELAAVCRDSRTLILYPGPDAQNLEELVQKQDQDRMGEQFVRAVGPNVIIIDGTWSQAKDMFLRNTLLHQPKQVEQLFFNRAQYSALRKDSSPLEHFFYFVALQPVI; translated from the exons ATGTTCCATACATTTGTAATGGACACAACATGCCAAAGTCTCTCAAATCTTTCCCTAAACCACCCTCTTGCTCCAGTTGAATATGCCAATTGTGGCAGCTCTTCTTCGCAAGATGACGAAGACGGCTTTGGGGATCTGCTATCTCTGCCTGTAGATGTCTGCGAGAGACGACCCACATGTTTACGATGTTG ccgtccccAGAAGGTGTGTCTCTGCCCGTTCCTGCCAGTCCACCCCCTGGAGGTCTCCACGTGTCTGTACATCGTACAGCATCCTGcagag GAGAGTCGAGCGCTTCGtaccgtccctctccttgctgcGTGTTTGCCCCCAGGAAAATGCAAGGTCTTGGTGGGAAGGAGATTCAATGAAGAGAG GAACCCAGAGCTGGCTGCAGTGTGTCGAGACAGCAGAACCCTGATACTGTACCCGGGACCAGATGCTCAGAACCTGGAGGAGCTAGTCCAGAAACAAGACCAGGACAGGATGGGAGAGCAATTTGTGAGGGCAGTGGGACCCAATGTCATCATCATCGATGGCACCTGGAGCCAGGCAAAAGATATGTTCCTCAGAAACACCCTGCTCCACCAGCCCAAACAGGTGGAACAGCTATTCTTCAACAGGGcacaatacagtgccttgcgaaaggattcatcccccttggagcactttttctattttgttgcattacaacctgtcatttaa
- the LOC109868357 gene encoding nucleolysin TIA-1 isoform X4, whose amino-acid sequence MMDDETPKTLYVGNLSRDVTEALIMQLFGQIGPCKSCKMIVDTAGNDPYCFVEFYEHRHAASSLAAMNGRKIMGKEVKVNWATTPSSQKKDTSNHFHVFVGDLSPEITTDDIKAAFAPFGRISDARVVKDMATGKSKGYGFVSFFNKWDAENAIQQMGGQWLGGRQIRTNWATRKPPAPKATYETNTKHLSFEEVVNQSSPSNCTVYCGGVTTGLTEQLMRQTFTPFGQIMEIRVFPDKGYSFVRFNSHEGAAHAIVSVNGTSIDGHVVKCYWGKETTDMVSPMQQVQMPQNKIGFAAQPYGQYAQWYGNAQQIGQYVPNGWQVPTYGVYGQAWNQQGFNHLQAGAGWTGVGAVSNGGVVEPGQGVNGTVLANQSGMGTAGYHTH is encoded by the exons ATGATGGACGACGAAACACCCAAGACCCT GTATGTTGGGAACCTGTCCCGGGATGTGACTGAAGCCCTCATCATGCAGCTGTTTGGACAGATCGGCCCCTGCAAGAGCTGTAAAATGATAGTAGAC ACGGCAGGTAATGACCCATACTGCTTTGTGGAGTTCTACGAACACAGGCACGCAGCCTCGTCACTCGCAGCCATGAATGGTCGTAAAATAATGGGTAAG GAGGTCAAGGTGAACTGGGCCACAACCCCTAGCAGCCAGAAGAAAGACACAAGCA ATCACTTCCATGTTTTCGTTGGAGACCTCAGTCCTGAAATCACCACGGATGACATCAAGGCTGCTTTTGCCCCCTTTGGGAGGATATC TGATGCTCGGGTGGTGAAAGACATGGCTACTGGCAAATCTAAAGGCTATGGCTTTGTGTCCTTCTTCAACAAATGG GATGCAGAGAATGCCATCCAACAGATGGGAGGTCAGTGGTTGGGAGGACGGCAGATCAGGACTAACTGGGCCACCAGGAAGCCCCCTGCGCCCAAAGCCACCTACGAGA CAAACACCAAACACCTGTCGTTTGAAGAGGTtgtgaaccagtccagtcccagCAACTGTACCGTCTACTGTGGAGGTGTCACAACAGGCCTCACAG AGCAACTGATGAGGCAGACCTTCACCCCCTTCGGTCAGATCATGGAGATCAGAGTTTTCCCAGACAAAGGCTACTCATTTGTGAG GTTCAACTCCCACGAGGGAGCGGCCCACGCCATAGTGTCAGTGAACGGGACGTCCATAGATGGTCACGTGGTGAAGTGTTACTGGGGGAAAGAAACCACAGACATGGTCAGCCCCATGCAGCAGGTACAGATGCCTCAG AACAAAATAGGTTTTGCAGCGCAGCCCTACGGCCAGTATGCCCAGTGGTACGGTAACGCCCAGCAGATTGGCCAATACGTCCCAAACGGGTGGCAGGTGCCCACCTACGGAGTCTATGGACAGGCCTGGAACCAGCAGGGATTCAA CCATTTACAGGCGGGTGCAGGGTGGACGGGCGTGGGAGCCGTCAGTAATGGTGGTGTGGTGGAGCCTGGACAAGGAGTCAATGGGACTGTGCTGGCCAACCAGTCCGGCATGGGCACCGCTGGCTACCACACCCACTGA
- the LOC109868508 gene encoding DTW domain-containing protein 2 yields MFHTFVMDTTCQSLSNLSLNHPLAPVEYANCGSSSSQDDEDGFGDLLSLPVDVCERRPTCLRCCRPQKVCLCPFLPVHPLEVSTCLYIVQHPAEESRALRTVPLLAACLPPGKCKVLVGRRFNEERNPELAAVCRDSRTLILYPGPDAQNLEELVQKQDQDRMGEQFVRAVGPNVIIIDGTWSQAKDMFLRNTLLHQPKQVQLSRSEQTSQYVIRSQPSNICLSTLECAAVTLSILERNEAIQEVLLKPLQALCSFQLQHGALVHHSKEHLIRHGIYDKQMPTNKRKIKRMENLITNQHICPR; encoded by the exons ATGTTCCATACATTTGTAATGGACACAACATGCCAAAGTCTCTCAAATCTTTCCCTAAACCACCCTCTTGCTCCAGTTGAATATGCCAATTGTGGCAGCTCTTCTTCGCAAGATGACGAAGACGGCTTTGGGGATCTGCTATCTCTGCCTGTAGATGTCTGCGAGAGACGACCCACATGTTTACGATGTTG ccgtccccAGAAGGTGTGTCTCTGCCCGTTCCTGCCAGTCCACCCCCTGGAGGTCTCCACGTGTCTGTACATCGTACAGCATCCTGcagag GAGAGTCGAGCGCTTCGtaccgtccctctccttgctgcGTGTTTGCCCCCAGGAAAATGCAAGGTCTTGGTGGGAAGGAGATTCAATGAAGAGAG GAACCCAGAGCTGGCTGCAGTGTGTCGAGACAGCAGAACCCTGATACTGTACCCGGGACCAGATGCTCAGAACCTGGAGGAGCTAGTCCAGAAACAAGACCAGGACAGGATGGGAGAGCAATTTGTGAGGGCAGTGGGACCCAATGTCATCATCATCGATGGCACCTGGAGCCAGGCAAAAGATATGTTCCTCAGAAACACCCTGCTCCACCAGCCCAAACAG GTACAGCTGAGCAGGAGTGAGCAGACTAGCCAGTATGTGATCCGTTCTCAGCCATCTAACATCTGCCTGTCCACCCTGGAGTGTGCTGCTGTCACCCTGTCCATCCTAGAGAGGAACGAAGCAATACAGGAG GTTCTGTTGAAGCCTCTGCAGGCACTGTGCTCTTTCCAGCTGCAGCATGGGGCCCTGGTACACCACAGCAAGGAACACCTGATACGACACGGCATTTACGACAAACAAATGCCCACGAACAAACGCAAGATCAAGAGAATGGAGAATCTTATTACTAACCAGCACATCTGCCCTAGATGA